Proteins from a genomic interval of Anaeromusa acidaminophila DSM 3853:
- a CDS encoding phage tail protein — translation MLWYAAPTPPEGFIECNGQSTAAYPALAAVVGATVPDLRGEFIRGWAHDRTGIADVGRSFGSWQMDDFKSHTHYTWSKLGTYSGTDGWDGVGGVSWGLSTYKTGATGGSETRPRNIALLPCIKY, via the coding sequence GTGCTTTGGTATGCAGCGCCCACGCCACCAGAGGGATTTATTGAATGCAACGGGCAATCTACGGCGGCGTATCCGGCATTAGCCGCCGTCGTGGGCGCTACGGTTCCCGATCTACGGGGAGAATTCATTCGCGGCTGGGCGCATGATCGAACCGGCATAGCCGATGTAGGACGTTCTTTTGGAAGCTGGCAGATGGATGATTTTAAAAGTCATACTCATTATACGTGGAGTAAGCTCGGCACATATTCTGGGACGGATGGTTGGGATGGAGTTGGAGGAGTATCTTGGGGGTTATCGACTTATAAAACTGGTGCAACCGGCGGCAGTGAAACTCGTCCGCGAAATATAGCATTACTACCTTGCATCAAATACTGA
- a CDS encoding phage tail protein: MPVGTVIIWPSAINPSDGNVWLECNGQSTSSYPLLAAIVGSNVPNYRGYFLRGYGGNSAAINIEQGDAIRNIKDTLSAFGVGFYSSSSGLFTGSGTPIHFGSTWFYNVGNRSVTFDASKVVPTASENRPLNKAVRYLIRAQ; the protein is encoded by the coding sequence AATCCTTCGGATGGCAACGTTTGGTTAGAATGCAATGGCCAATCTACAAGTTCGTATCCTTTGTTAGCTGCCATTGTAGGAAGCAACGTTCCAAACTACCGAGGCTATTTTTTAAGAGGTTATGGTGGTAATTCAGCGGCAATAAATATAGAGCAAGGAGATGCTATTCGTAATATAAAGGATACACTTTCAGCATTTGGAGTGGGTTTTTATTCTTCTTCATCTGGATTATTTACTGGTTCTGGAACTCCGATTCATTTCGGAAGCACATGGTTTTATAACGTTGGTAATAGGTCTGTTACGTTTGATGCTTCGAAAGTCGTCCCCACCGCAAGCGAAAATCGTCCTCTTAATAAAGCTGTACGATATTTAATAAGAGCACAATAA
- a CDS encoding gp53-like domain-containing protein — MKFSNGFIMQWGNTSILGAGSSETIFFPKQFPNACLNVQATASKLIGTTYTPNILVKSNSYFSILNSNSFGANTSCTSRYYWTAIGY; from the coding sequence ATTAAGTTTTCAAACGGATTTATCATGCAATGGGGTAATACGTCGATTTTAGGAGCAGGTTCTTCAGAAACAATATTCTTTCCCAAACAATTTCCCAATGCTTGCTTAAATGTGCAAGCTACTGCTAGTAAACTAATTGGAACAACCTATACTCCAAATATTTTAGTAAAAAGCAATTCTTATTTTTCTATACTAAATAGCAATAGTTTTGGAGCAAATACGAGTTGTACAAGTAGATATTACTGGACTGCAATAGGGTACTAA